CATGGAAAGCATAAGAGGTCACATCGATTCACCCGGGAAAGTTTCCAGATGTGGGATGTATTTGTTGGTAAGTTTCCTCAACCTTATGCAGTCCTCTATATTACTTTAAATAAAGGATGCAAAATTGTAACCCAAACTACTTCTTCTGCAGTATTTGTTTGCTGAACATTGTAATGTTATAAAACCAGATTACACTGGATTGCCAAGGATGGCGAAGTAGTCGGTGGCCAGTATTGTTACTACAATTGAAGATGATGTGGGTGGAGTAATGAAACATGTATGTTTAACACTTATAACAGTTATACAATGTGCAGCAGTTATTGTACATGTGATTTGTTCGCAAAAATATTCTGCGCTTGATTATTCACAAAAATAGTTTTATGTGCAGATGTCGCGGACATTGTTAACACCTTACCTAgctgaagaaaaaagaaacataatGTGGCAGGAGGGTTATTTTGAATTACTCAGTAAGTATTCAGAACTAGTTAATTTCattgaagaaaaatcaaaagatCATCTGCAAAACATGAAGGACAAACATAAGCCAGAGTCAGACTTGTGTAATAAGTCCTTACAAATGTTGGAAGCAATTTTTGACAAGAAAAGAAATCTAGCAAGTACTGATAAGCAGAAAGAAGCTGCTGGTAGTTCAGTATTTAAAGAACAACCTGATCTTCACAGAGGAGAACAAAGTGGTCTTTACAGCGCTGATataaaggagaaagaagaagagaagaaagaagaagagaatgatggtGGTTTAGTACCAAAAAAAGTTGGTAATGTTTCTGATTTTGAATATGACTTCGAGGAGGCTGCAAATATTGGAAGTAAAATGGTAATGGATGTACAAGACCATCCCGATTTCCCATCCAAAGAAGATGCATTAACTCAtggagaagaaaataaagaatgCGAAACTAATGTGATAAAAATTGTTTATGAATCCAATGAGAAAATCCAGGAAGATGGATCTCAGAAGACATCCAATGAGAAGCAGGTTAACCACATACCTACATGGGCTAGAAAACGGTAACTGGTGGTGGATTTCGGTTTTGCTTTTGAACATGACTTTACTATTAGTTGTAACATAAATTTAATGTGGATAATATCTGCACACTAGATTTGCATCTGAATCACGTTCAATTTCTTTCGTATTTTTTGTCCAGTTTTTTTTCGTATTTAATAATTCTGATTTACTGTTTACTCTCTCAAATTGTTGATTATCAATTGACGATAAGAAAATGACGGCAAAGAAGATGACAACGAAAAAGATTTACAAAAGGAGGAGAAaatgaatttggtttttgaattttttcttaaAGAAGTAGTTATGAAACTGTAATAAAGTTAGAGCAGACGAGTAGAAGACAAATTGATTCTTATACCTTTCTTTTTCTCCCTCCATTTGTACTTGTACCTTGACGTGTACAATATTGGTGTTGTGCAAAAGCGTTGTGTATATTCCCAAATAACCTGCACAGGCAGATGCGGGTGAATTAAGGCTTGGACAGAAAGCTTTTGCACAAGAAGAAAATAGGGTCATCCTCAGTCGTTCGTTGGTGGTTCGCATCAGCCGTTGGATTAGAAACTCTAGATAACCAACCTCTTTTTATAGAGTTTATATAAGGACATATAAGTTTGAAAAATCAGCCATTAAgagactcaaccatattggtccaaatccaaaaaaaaaacattgattCTGCTAGGAGTCCATAATTTACTTTTGGAGAGATCCAAAATAACTTAACTTACAAAGCAATTGAAAGGATTGGGGTTTAGGTTCATCAAAGAAAATTGTCCACGACACTGAATTTTAAAACACAGCTAAAACAAAACATACAACAGATGAAAAGTACTGCTTGGAAAGCTATTGGTTTCACAATTCAGGACAAGTTTTAGCATAATGACCTGGCTCATGGCAGTTACTGCAGGGCATTTTTTTCCGACCTTTGCCTGCTTTTTCACCAATAGAGAGATATCACTTCCTTTTTCGACGACCATTTTCTGGCGCTGCTCGATATGGAGGCAACACTATGAGCCCATTCTCTGGCACAACCAAGCGTTCTTGACTCAGTACTGGGTTTATCACATGAGCATACATTGATCTCCATCTGAATCTTGAATAGTAATCTCCACACAGCGGAATAACATTAATCTTCATGGTGATAACTACTGCAATGGCGTGTGGACATGGCAAATGCTCGAAGTTAAAGACCTTGCAAGTGCAAGACTTCTGCTCCAGATTCACATAATGCTGATTATTATTAACTGCCTCACCCACTTGGAATTCACCATCACATATTTTTATGACATCAAAGGAATACGCCAAATCCCACCGATCTTTGATTGTTTTTTTAACAAAGTCACTCAAAGCATACGTATATTTCTTAGCTAGGTCTCTACGTTCAGAGAACCACAACATGATTTGTGATCATATGCAATCGACCAAATGGGTGATTGGTAGCTTTCTAGCCTTCAAAAGCAGGGCATTCCAACTCTCACAGAGGTTCGTTGTCATGAAAAGATAACGGTCTGTTTTGCAATGAATCCTAGCCCAATGCCTTTCTGAAACCTCCCGTAAAAAAGGATAAAACCTTCGGATATTTTTTGACTTCTTCCATAGCCTTTCGGTAATCATCAACAGTGTATGCTAGCGCAACGTCCATAAACGTCGTAGCAGCTGCGACATTGTGATGCTTCGTTATGATATTCTATGCATTGTGAGAAAATGATAATCAATCAACCAAGTATTGAATATGCCTTCAATGTAATATGCTCTTGAGACTAGCCAAAGGTTAGTGCTACATAAAGCTAAAGATAAGCTCAAGGGTTAAGGGAGATGAGTTTCTAACAAATGTAACTCGACCGTAAAGTGTTGTTGCAAAATACCTTTAAGATGGTAGGTGCAGTAAACATGAGATGCCTTGGTAAACACTGTTGAAACCCCGTGTTCGATGCTTTGCGATCTGTCTGAACACACAACTAGATCCTCTCTTGATGAAAAGTCTTTACCAAGCGCATCGAATAACTGTTGCATGAGCCATTCACATGATTCCTTATTCTCAGAATCAACAATGGCAAATGCAATAGGGAACATTTGATTATTAGCGTCAAACGCAACTGCCAAAAGTAGAGTTCCATAGCCGTCCCCAGAGAGATGTGTACCATCCACAACAAATGCGGGTCTACACCAAGTTTTGAATCCATGTAGACATGCACCCAGcgcaaaaaaaataatacataaaagCATCATTTATATCGGTATGAATCGCCGTTTTTGTGCCTTTGTTGTGTAGTTCAAGCATGTGGCTgtaacccaccaagtgttggtatgaaTCGTCAGGAGAATCCCTAAATGCTTCAGTTCTCCTCTTACAACCAGAGTATGCCTTCCTGTAAGTGATTGTGATACCATGATATCTCCACATGTCTTGCATTAGTTGTTTGGGTGTATACACACAATCACACTTGGCAAATTCCTTCCTAAAGAGTTTGGTCATTGCACGAGCCTTTGCTTTTTCCCTGAGTGCGGGGTCCAAGTTGTCCTCTCTACAACAAGTGTGTGGATCTGCGACTTTAGTGATTACCCACCAGGTAAGGGATGTCAGCCATTTTTCCCACACAGCCCACCTGCACTGCTTAG
This DNA window, taken from Papaver somniferum cultivar HN1 chromosome 3, ASM357369v1, whole genome shotgun sequence, encodes the following:
- the LOC113355134 gene encoding uncharacterized protein LOC113355134 isoform X1 — its product is MKHMSRTLLTPYLAEEKRNIMWQEGYFELLSKYSELVNFIEEKSKDHLQNMKDKHKPESDLCNKSLQMLEAIFDKKRNLASTDKQKEAAGSSVFKEQPDLHRGEQSGLYSADIKEKEEEKKEEENDGGLVPKKVGNVSDFEYDFEEAANIGSKMVMDVQDHPDFPSKEDALTHGEENKECETNVIKIVYESNEKIQEDGSQKTSNEKQVNHIPTWARKR